DNA from Bacteroidota bacterium:
ATCGGAATCCTGTATTTCGTCATCTCTTTTGGCATCTTCGGGACTGTGCTCATGATGATAAACGAGCGCACCTACGAACTCGGAATGCTGCTTGCCATTGGCATGAAGCGCCGTCTGATTGCACTGATGCTGCTGGGAGAGACAGTCTGCACGTCGATCCTGGGTGCAATCGCCGGAGTCCTCGTCAGTTTTCCGGTGGTCCTCTATCTTCAGATTCATCCGATCCGGTTCACGGGTGAGACTGCGCGGGCGTATTCCGAATTTGGATTCGAGCCCGTGATCCCTGCCCTCCTCGAGGTCAATATCTTTATTACGCAGGCACTCATTGTTCTCAGCCTTTCGCTCGTACTTGGAGTCTATCCTGTTCTGTGCGCACATCGGCTGAATGTCACAACTTCTCTTCGGCGCGGATGATGACGCTTACTATCGCATGGAGAAACGTGTGGCGCCGCAAAGGGCGCAGCATCGTGATCATCTGCTCTGTGATTGTCGGTCTCTGGGCCGGTCTGGCGGTGATGAGCTTCTATTTCGGCTTCGCCGAAGAGCGAGTCCGGAGCGCGATCGAGCTTGAAGTCTCCCACCTTCAAATCCATCACCCGGAGTTCAAGCGGGACCGTGACGTACGATACACAATTCCGGCAGGCGACTCCATCGTGGCCGTATTGCGGGTGAATACCCAGGTTCAACATGCCGCGGGCCGCCTCATCGCACGCGGCATGATTGCATCAGCTACCGGCAATTCTGGCGTCCAGATCAACGGTATTGCCGCCCTAGATGAAGATTCTCTTACGCAGCTCCGTTCGAAAGTTATTGTCGGAAGTTACTTTCCGGGCACAAAAGGAAATGAGATGCTGATCGGTAAGAAGCTCTCGCAAAAGCTGAAGGTCCGGCTCGGTTCAAAACTCGTAATCACAACACAGGACAAAGACCGGAATATCGCCTCAAGTGCGTTTCGTGTCGCGGGCATTTTCCAAACTAAGAATACTCCCTTTGATGAGACGAACGTGTTCGCGCGGCGCGCGGACGTTGCCGCCATGCTCGGCGATAGCCTTGCTGTCACTGAGATCGCGGTACTCCTGCATTCACAAGATTCGGTCGAATCGTTTGTCCGCACGTTGAAATCACAATATCCAACTCTGCTCGTCGAAAGCTGGCGTACCGTTGCGCCTGAAATGGGCTTGATTATCTCGGTCATCGACCAAATGATGTATATCATCATGGCTGTCGTTCTGCTTGCGCTCGCATTTGGGATTGTCAATACAATGCTCATGGCCGTGCTCGAACGCACGCGCGAAATCGGAATGCTGATCGCGCTCGGAATGAAGCGCAGGCAAGTATTTGCCATGATCGTCTGCGAGACATTCTTTCTGGTCCTGATCGGGACTCCATTCGGGATGCTGATAGCCTGGGCCAGCATCTCGTATTTCGGCTCGCATGGCATTGATATCAGCGCCTTTCAGGAGACTCTCAAGAGTTTTGGATACAGCGAGATCGTCTACACAAAGCTCGCTTTTCGGCACTATTGGCAAGTGCTCATTCTGGTTATACTCACTGCCCTGCTATCGGCACTGCTTCCGGCACGACGCGCGCTCCGGCTTCAGCCGGCCGAAGCGATTAGAAGATAAGAGCATGGAAACCGTCATTGATTCTCACAACATCACCAAAATATACGAAGACACCGCCGTGCCGGTGCATGCGGTAACGGACGTGCATCTGCATCTCGAACTCGGAGAGTTCACGGCCTTGGTCGGCCCATCCGGATCCGGCAAATCCACTCTGCTGAATCTTATCGGCGGTCTCGATCGCCCGACATCCGGATATGTCGAGATTGGCGGCGTGAATATCACGAAGCTCAAGGACAATGAACTCATCGCCTTCCGTCTTCACAATATCGGCTTTGTGTTCCAGGCGTACAACCTCATCCCGGTACTGACGGCGAGTGAGAATATCGAGTTTATCATGCTGCTGCAAGGCCGGCCAAAAGAAGAGCGCGAACACCGTGTCCACGAACTGCTTCGGCAGGTTGGCATCGAAGAGAAGCACGATATGCGACCGTCGGATCTCTCCGGTGGACAACAGCAACGCGTTGCAGTCGCACGCGCCCTCGCCTCCAAGCCACGGTTTGTGCTTGCGGACGAACCAACGGCCAACCTTGACTCCGTCGCTGCGACAAACTTGCTCGACATCATGGCAAAGCTCAATCGCGATGAGAACATGACGTTCATATTCTCCACGCATGATGCCCGCGTCATCGAGCGAGCGCGCCGAGTCATTACGCTTCAGGATGGACGGGTGGTTTCGGATGAACAACGATAATGCCGT
Protein-coding regions in this window:
- a CDS encoding FtsX-like permease family protein, giving the protein MMTLTIAWRNVWRRKGRSIVIICSVIVGLWAGLAVMSFYFGFAEERVRSAIELEVSHLQIHHPEFKRDRDVRYTIPAGDSIVAVLRVNTQVQHAAGRLIARGMIASATGNSGVQINGIAALDEDSLTQLRSKVIVGSYFPGTKGNEMLIGKKLSQKLKVRLGSKLVITTQDKDRNIASSAFRVAGIFQTKNTPFDETNVFARRADVAAMLGDSLAVTEIAVLLHSQDSVESFVRTLKSQYPTLLVESWRTVAPEMGLIISVIDQMMYIIMAVVLLALAFGIVNTMLMAVLERTREIGMLIALGMKRRQVFAMIVCETFFLVLIGTPFGMLIAWASISYFGSHGIDISAFQETLKSFGYSEIVYTKLAFRHYWQVLILVILTALLSALLPARRALRLQPAEAIRR
- a CDS encoding ABC transporter ATP-binding protein, producing METVIDSHNITKIYEDTAVPVHAVTDVHLHLELGEFTALVGPSGSGKSTLLNLIGGLDRPTSGYVEIGGVNITKLKDNELIAFRLHNIGFVFQAYNLIPVLTASENIEFIMLLQGRPKEEREHRVHELLRQVGIEEKHDMRPSDLSGGQQQRVAVARALASKPRFVLADEPTANLDSVAATNLLDIMAKLNRDENMTFIFSTHDARVIERARRVITLQDGRVVSDEQR